A region from the Candidatus Culexarchaeum yellowstonense genome encodes:
- a CDS encoding four helix bundle protein, with product MEKIRSFRDLDAWEEGHKLVVEIYKITKSFPKEKMFGLSTQLRRSAVSITSNIAEGFSRKSLKEKIQFYSMAKASNTELQNQLLIARDVGYLSKEKFQELEEQSIRVNKLISGLIRYCKK from the coding sequence ATGGAGAAAATAAGGTCTTTTAGGGATTTGGATGCGTGGGAGGAGGGACATAAGTTAGTGGTGGAGATTTATAAGATAACAAAAAGCTTCCCAAAAGAAAAAATGTTTGGGTTGAGCACTCAATTAAGAAGATCGGCAGTTTCGATTACTTCGAATATTGCGGAAGGATTTTCACGCAAATCTTTGAAAGAAAAGATTCAGTTTTACTCCATGGCAAAAGCCTCCAACACTGAACTCCAGAATCAACTTTTAATCGCCAGAGATGTTGGATATTTAAGCAAAGAGAAATTCCAGGAATTAGAAGAACAATCTATTAGAGTGAATAAACTGATTAGTGGCCTAATCCGCTACTGCAAGAAGTAG